The Candidatus Korarchaeota archaeon NZ13-K DNA segment GTTCTGCTCATCTCAGCTGTGAACTCGGGCACGTACCTGAGGGCGAGCTGTATCACGTAGGCGGCTCTGTATGGGAGGCCCATCTGCCCCAAGGCCGGGGCGTAGAGGTTCGGTGGGGTCGTGAACACTAGGGTCGCCGTGACCAGGGCCAGGGAGAGCAGCTTCAGCACAGGCATCAAGGCCCTCCTGATGGCCTCAGGGGACGTCAGCCTCTCCATCAGGGATCCCTCGCCGTAGATCAGAACTATCGTGAGGTAGTTGAGCAGGGAGAGGACCACTATTATCACGAGGATGAACCTCCAGGTGGTCATCGTCCGGCTCCAGGGCAACTTGGCCAGGGAGTAGAAGGCCAGGGAAATGGCGAGCAGGGGGATTACCAGCAGGATATTCGAGGCAAGGGTGAGGCTGAGGACCATAAAAAAGATGAAGGTGAGCTTCGACCTGGGATC contains these protein-coding regions:
- a CDS encoding energy-coupling factor transporter transmembrane protein EcfT; translation: MSSRFIRYIEGDSAIHRLDPRSKLTFIFFMVLSLTLASNILLVIPLLAISLAFYSLAKLPWSRTMTTWRFILVIIVVLSLLNYLTIVLIYGEGSLMERLTSPEAIRRALMPVLKLLSLALVTATLVFTTPPNLYAPALGQMGLPYRAAYVIQLALRYVPEFTAEMSRTLEAQMARGFRPRGGRNPVARLLSIVPLVVPVTISAALSIYDIADSMELRGFGEERCHTWYRELRLTLRDKLLLLLSYSLGSVYLLAFFMGIP